From Dehalococcoidales bacterium:
TAGAATCTTTAGCTCCATTTCGGATATTCAGACGATTATTCCCTTCGATAATCCCCATATCAAATGGCATGGTAAAATAAAGATCAGCAAGGACTCTCTGCATATCAAACTCATTCAAGTTTTTCCAATTCTTTCCATATCTTTCTACAGAAAGCAGAGGTAAAAGATTCGCTATGCTGAACTGCCCCTCGCCATTTTCAACTTTAAGTGGACATGTAGTGATTAAATAATCACTCGACAGCACAATATTTGGAATGAGAAAAGTCGGTATCGCCAGCGGTTTTTCCAGAGGATTATCTACTTCTACCCACACGCAATCTTTAACATCCACCATTATAACCCTCGGGAAATCGTAACCAAGTGCTTTGTAAACCGCATTTACTGGGCTGCCATCAGCAGTTCCGCCAATAATCAGGATATCAGCATCACTCACCCTTCGAATGCCGTCAATGATGGTGCTAAGCAATTTTGGGCTAGTTGTATACGGGTAACCTTTTTCGGAGGAAATGTCTGGCTTTATAAGAACCCTGCGAGCCCGTGTTATTGGCCGCGGTGCATTAAAAACGAACTCATCTGAGTTAAAAATCAAGGGACACCTCTAACATTATGCAATCTCCATTTGTGTAATTAATTGATTCTCAGAGGTAGAAGATGCCATAGTACCGGCCTTCTCAAGATCTTCATATGTATTAATATTGAAAAAACTAATATGCTCTGGATCAAACCGGTCAATTTCGCCCTTTTCTATATACCTTACCCTCATCTGTTCCAAGAGGTTGCGAACTTTGTAATTTCCTTTATCGATCAATTTCGCAATAGCATCAATGCATTCAACCGAATAATAAGCATGCAAAGGCTCCCGCAATTCACCGTATGTCGGAATTACAACGTCATAACCTGGACTAAGGTTAATAATATAGCGGGCAAATTCGGGGTTTACAAAAGGCATATCACAGGCAGTCACAAAACCACCTTCACCAATACAAGCTTTAAGGCCGCTGTAAATGCCAACAAGCGGTCCTTTACCAGGATATATATCCTCAACTACCTCCAACCCACCCAAAGTGCGGCTAACAGGTAATTTCTGCCCTGGCGCACTAACCACGATAATCTGGCTAACTAAAGACCCCAACCGGGAAATACCCCTTTCCAGTAGGGTCTGGCCTTTTAATTCAACCCAAGCCTTCTCTTGCCCTAGCCTTCGTCCTTTTCCTCCAGCTAGTATGATGAGGCTGTTATTACGAGACAAAATATTATTTGGCGCTACCCACCCCCTTATATTTTATTTTACCATCCTCGTCAATACCTGTCGCCCCACTGTCCCTGCTGGTTTGTTGTAGCTTCGTTAAAACAGATGATATACTTGCAAGCGAATGGAAATTGCGGAAATTGGCGAATTCGGCCTCATAGAATTGATAAAAAACACCATTGGCAAT
This genomic window contains:
- a CDS encoding DUF362 domain-containing protein: MIFNSDEFVFNAPRPITRARRVLIKPDISSEKGYPYTTSPKLLSTIIDGIRRVSDADILIIGGTADGSPVNAVYKALGYDFPRVIMVDVKDCVWVEVDNPLEKPLAIPTFLIPNIVLSSDYLITTCPLKVENGEGQFSIANLLPLLSVERYGKNWKNLNEFDMQRVLADLYFTMPFDMGIIEGNNRLNIRNGAKDSKSHFGKIYQGEPYYIDREMSTALDIKTTYLDLVDEAEAELEGGED
- a CDS encoding molybdenum cofactor guanylyltransferase, which produces MSRNNSLIILAGGKGRRLGQEKAWVELKGQTLLERGISRLGSLVSQIIVVSAPGQKLPVSRTLGGLEVVEDIYPGKGPLVGIYSGLKACIGEGGFVTACDMPFVNPEFARYIINLSPGYDVVIPTYGELREPLHAYYSVECIDAIAKLIDKGNYKVRNLLEQMRVRYIEKGEIDRFDPEHISFFNINTYEDLEKAGTMASSTSENQLITQMEIA